The Capsicum annuum cultivar UCD-10X-F1 chromosome 3, UCD10Xv1.1, whole genome shotgun sequence genomic sequence aattatctgaatatacatgtaaagcatagagtactgagtatagtACATGAAATCCATAGGTACTGAAAATATGTGAAGCATATAAATATTGTGTATGCATgcaaatctataaatactaaagatacgtgaaaatctatagacactaaggatgcatgaccaagcatataataagaACTGAGTAAAGTCTGTAAATTGAGATACTAAAATGACTGACATATGTATGCTTTGgccaaacaacactaagactgaataactgaacggGGACTATGACTGAGACTGTATTTGAGACAGTaagaggtattatctaactgacatgccccaatctgagataatcggggtccaacctgtaaccctagttggatgggtgttaataccatgccacgggtactaacattggctgtatggatccactaaactgatataatatccaaaggaataagggtgtcaagcctgaactgacgggtgactcctgcgagatagtcaagcctaatctagcaggcgactactcatatcctatgctggctacgtagttctggagtatagggactgctactaatattTTTGTAGCTACTTGTAATAGCCCAAACTTTTAATGAGGGGTAAATGGGTGATTTAGCCTATATCATTAGTTTTAATTAATAGAATTAAAATGAGTAATCTAGAAGTCAAAACCCATTCCCTTACTTTGTCTTTCACAACTTAATAACTGAAGGAGTAAAATATATAGGGTTTTATTTTTTGTCTGTCCCATTATTTTTAGAGAGAGCAAACAGAAGACAcgttaaagagaaaaaaaacaacaaaagtttggGGAGTGCAGACAACTTTAGAAGGGAGAAAAACAAGTTTCATAAAGAGCGGGTATGAAATTCTCCCTTGATTCCTTGGCACGAAGATAGTTTATGCATCTTGTTAtgttttggaaaagaaaaagattcaaTGAATACTAGTAGGATCCTATTTCTAACTGTATGTTAGTGTGGAAAAAAAATGATTAGAGTAATGATTACTAATCAATGGTAAAAGCATGTCATGATTACACCATGATTGGTGAATGATTACTTAGCAATCTTAGAACATTGATAAGGGTTCAAGCCATTATTTTTATTCGTTAAAGTTAATGTTGGAATAGTGTTTCTATGGGATTTTGGGTTTTTCTATTGTTTTGTTTGTATGGGGTGCTACTACgaaatatgattattattatattgagcGAAACTTTCACCAATTAAGTTTGAAAAGTGAGATTAagtttttctctttaaatttaggGTTTAATATGTGAGATAGTAAGGTTTAGTTCTGAGATTAAAAGTTAGGGATATTGAGACTTGACCGGATTtgctaaattaatattatttcattgatATTTTGCTATAAATTGAGGCTATTGGAGGTTGTTTGGTTGGTGTTCTATGCGTTGCAAGGTTGAAAAATTTGTCATTAGCAAGGTAAGTAACACTTTAAGCTTTGGgtgcttgcttttcaaatttatttttaaaatatatttttatctgtcCGGTCCATGTGTTGGGACGAGTATGTGCTTGGCAGAATCGACGGTCTTAAAGACCAGCCACATATATTGTATGTTTAAGAATACTAATTCTCCCTGTATAAATTATTTTGTGATGTGATATGATTGTGTACTGTGAGATTGGGACATCATGTATGCTTCTTAATTCCtttggggcattgtgtatgctttccttgagcattgtgtatgcttgttGGATTAATTTGGGACATTGTGTATGTTTTCCTTGAGCATTGCGTATGCTTGTAGATTTGATGTGGGACATTGTGTATGCTCCCTTGAGTATTGTGTATACTCATGATATATTTGGCGCATTGTGTATGTTGCTCAAAACTCTTAGTGTTGGCTAATTACTTTAATTACAAATTATGATAAGTACTCTGTATGAATTGTATTGAGGTATATGGTTCTTAATGAACGATTGTTGGGCATCGTTGGTCACCCTGTGTGCAATAACTttatgttcttggtgttgttgtattttctaatacttgtcCCAGGAGTACTTAAAGTAGCGAACCGATgatcttactgggttatattttatatatagttcACTCCTTACTTACATGTCTGTAGGTTCTACAGCGCAAACTGGAACTAGTGGGTGACGGTTTCTTCGTAAGGATTCTATTATCAAGGTGAGCCTTTGCATTGTTCGTGGAGGCTTTCATTTCAGTTGTGACTATCTAGTTTATGTTTCTTTTCATTGGGTTTGCCTGCCCGAAGattgaactcatgtaactctatttTACATGCTCCATCATCCATGTCTTAGTGTGGAATTTGGGATAAAAATTTAGTTCTCGAGTGATTGTTCAATTTATagcttaattatgaatttttgttgaatgatattttgttatttattgatgCATTGAAGTTTCACATCTTATCGTGGTTCTTATTAACTGATAAAGTTTCAGAAAGATTGGTTCTCCCAACATGAGGTGTTGGCGGGTGCCGTCATGTCTATAGATTATTTTGGgatgtgacaaagttggtatcaaagcctaggatGTAGTTCTCGGGTCATGGAGCAGTGTTTAGTAGATTCTTGTTCATGGATATGTAGGCACGCatacttatgaacttgaggctACAGAACATCTAGGAAATTTTCCCTTTTTCGTTCATTATTCGTGCCTTGAGTTGAATTTGGTCTAACCTTTAAATATTGTTCACGGATAGTTAAGAGACATGGTTCTTTCTCTGCTAGTCGATTTAACACACCTACTGGACGTGGTTCTACCTGTAGTGGTGGTCAAGTTGGGTCTCATTCGACTAGGCCTCGGACTAGGACGCAGACCGGTCCTCAGCTTGGAGTTGGGAATGGGGGTTAGCCCCGAGATGTTGCTTTTGAGCAAATTCAGGATAAGGTTGATCGGGATGTTCCAACTGCAGTTCCAGCTGTTGTGCCTACTGTTGCATTTCCTGTAGACATTACAGTAAGAATGTTGAATATACTTGAGGCATTGGTGCCTAATCAAGGTCGAGATCCAGCTCCTCAAGCAACTTTACAAATCAGGCACAAGTTCAGTGAAATGTTGTGACTTCTCAGGCACCTCAACCAGTTGATCTTTCGGTTGCAGCTGTGGGGCAACCCAAGGATCTTAAGAATTTCATGGATACTAAGCCGCCGGAGTTTGATGCTACACCATCTTATATTGAGCCTCAAAAGTTTATCGATTGATGTGAGAAGATACTGACTACCTTGGGATTAAAGGAGACTCGTGGTGTAGAATTTACCACTTTTCTGTTCTCAGGGTTTTCTGAGGCATGGTGGACTTCCGTCTTAAGGGGAAAACAAGTAGGGCTACCACCGATCACTTGGTCAAAATTTCCAACCATGTTTATGGACAGATTTATTCCATTGAGCAAACAAGATGACATGAGGCTCCAGTTTAATGAGCTACGCCAGGGATCTATGACAGTTATTGAGTATGAagctaagttcactgagttttccaGGTATGTTCCATCTTTGCTTACAAATCAGAGGAAGAAACTAAGACGATTTGTGGATAAACTTGAGGCTTGTTATCGTGGTTCAGTGATACGAGATGTGGTAATGGATCCTATGCTGAGGTGGTTGACACTGCTATCCGTTCTGAGTCCTATTATGAGATGGAAAGGattaattgagaaaataaaaagacaCGTGATTCAGGTGTGTTTAGAGGTGCTCAATCTGGGGGTAATGGTAGTTTTTATTATGGGCATTCCAGGCCCATGCAGTCAGATTCTATGGAATAGTCTTTGAGGAACAGTTATTCAGCTACACAGGGTGAACAACAGATGTAGAGGAAGGGTAACAGTTCTTATCAATCAAGTCAACATCCATGGTGTTCCAATTGTGGTAGAAATCACAGTGGTCATTGTTACGCAAAAAATAAGGCTTGTTATACTTGTGGTAAGCAGGGATATGTTGCTAAGTTTTGTCCTAAGAGAGATTTTGGGTCTAGTCAAGCTACTACTCAGGTGCAAAGGAATGTTGCAGAAGCACAAGCTCAAGCTCAACAGGCTAGAGCTGTTCCACAGGGTGCTTATGGACAAAATCGATAGGGTGCGCAGGTTGCTCAAGCAGGGGGTGGCCCACCAAGATTCTTCGCTATGGCTAGACAAGATAATGAGGCACCTGATGCGGTAGTCACAGGTATTACATTGTTAGTTCTCTTGAGGGAtattcttttattgatttttgttctACGTATTTGTTTGCAtcttcatatattattttttcttagaaagaagagttgagacTCTTATTGTTCTATATATGGCTATAACCCAAGTGGGGGACACTTTATTAGTGGATAGAGTTCAtggatattatgtgatatgtgtctAGCGAAGGAACACCATAATTGATCTACTTTTGTTGCCTATGTTTGCCTTTGATGTAATTATGTGTATGGACTGGTTGACATCATGTTATACTTTAATTGATTGTCATTCTAAGCTTATACATTTCTATTTTCCTGAAAGACTACCTTTAAGGTGGAAGCGTATGAcccatgtgactcaagaaaaaataatattttatgaaaggCACGTTGAATAATTAATCATGGGTGTTTGGATTTTACTGCTACTGCTCATGATGCACGAGCTAAAAGTATTACTATTGACAGTGTTCTTATTATTCGAAAATTTGTTGGTACGTTTTATGATTGTTTGCCCGAGCTAGCTGAGTTATTCATAGATTATCTTATTTTTCACTTGTATGTGCGAGTTAGATTTCCTCACTTATTTGACGTTTCTTATATGATTGTTACGTTCGAGGACAGACGTTATTTTAAGTGAGGGAGAATGTAACAGCCCAAACTTTTAATGAGGGGTAAATGGGTGATTTAGCCTATATCATTAGTATTAGTTAATAGAATTAAAATGAGCAATCCAAAAGGCAAAATCCATTCCCTTACATTTCTTTTCACAACTTAATAACTGAAGGAGTAGAATatatagggttttatttttggtcCCATTATTTTTAGAGAGAGCAAGCAGAAGACAcgttaaagagaaaaaaaaacaaaagtttgGGGAGTGCAGACAACTTTAGAAGGGAGCAAAACAAGTTTTCATAAGGAGTGGGTATGAAATTCTCCCTTGATTCTTTGGCACGAAGATAGTTTATGCATCTTGTTAtgttttggaaaagaaaaagattcaaTGAATACTAGTAGGAtcctagtaaactccaagtttaccatgacatgtacttttttctttagtaaagttcagatttactattacataaataaatttctgatttactactttagaagtagatttcaaaataacttttctcagttATTCTTCCTCATtcgaaggtgagttgtgataccatcacaatcaagtgcacgtttgcattaataaggttctcattccccaggaatggaatatcattatgccttaagcctatcaaattatgatagcttataacctctttcatgatattgctacttcaagagcaaatcgaggcataaatatgatagagagaatttctctatattgctaccacattcacttcaagaatggagcaaattgtcatctttcagacttatcatatattgctaccacattcacttctagaaatggagcatattcaatggacaagtttcatgacttttcatcaaaaacacattattttgccttagccatcataatatcatcaatatagtgcattgagattcgaactcaacgtcttatccatataaaggcgtcttaggcataaatcaatgggagTTGAACCCAACATAATATCAtccttttttataatattgttcttgaggaataaatttaaaacataaatgattccaaaccaattatttttcctcaaatacaacaataattatattagtagtagcaaaagaaaaataacataaaaaattactaaccttgaaatccttcatatttataatctcaccttatttggtagagtctcgtgctgataacgtgttatgaaacaataaagaataaagaagaagagtagagagaatagaaagagtgattcttatttcttctcttggggGATGAAAGATCATAaaattgagaatacaatgaacaaaactcctctatttaaaggagaaatttactcctaatctgagtaaaagacagatgcttcaaatcctaatagatatcaaaatagatcttgataaatgttgatagacattcactataatgtaaatacatttattgttagcatgatgtaaatattgtatattaatgtaatcatatattgttgtatattggtgtaattacatagatttgatttagtagttaaagagaataatagtgaCTTTAGTAAGAGCAGATTTGGTGGGATAGAATAGCGAATTTAGAAGGACAGAAAAGCTGATATTTAGGGATAGAAAGACGGATCTTTACGGATGTAATCATTAAATGTTTTCTATTTAATGAcaagactctcaatattgagaggcattcagcagaaaattgacatggtatcaaagccaggtccATTCTCGTTTTGGGCTCCCGGTCCACGCGCCACTGCCAGTTAGGCCTAGGCGTGaggggggtgttagagtgggtaaaagtcccattggggaatggactagtggtttgcttatatggacttggataattctcacctcttgagctagcttttgaggttgagttaggcccaaagtCCATTCTTGACATCGTATCAggagtttcagtttcagttattTGTCACTAGAAAAGAACTATGGGGCCATATAGATGCAGCCAATCCTGCTCCTACTGATCCTACAAAGTTAGGTGAATGAAAGATTAAAGATGCTAGGGTGATGACATGGCTTTTAGGGTCAATTGACCCTCTTATTGTTCTTAATCTCAGGCCTTACAAGACAGCTAAAACCATGTGGGATTATTTACAAAGGGTTTACAAACAAGATAATAGTGCCCGACGTTTTCACTTAGAGTATGAAATTGCTAATTGCTCTCAAGAAGATCTTTCTATTCAGGATTATTTTTCTGGATTTCAGAACTTATGGGCTGAATTTACAGATATTGTTTATGCCAAAATATCGACCGAATCTCTCTCTGTAGTTCAACAAGTTCATGAGCAAAGCAAGCGAGATCAATTTTTTATGAAGTTACGCTGTGAGTTTGAGACTGTTTGCTCCCACTTGATGAATCGTGACCCATCTCCCTCCTTGGATGTTTGTTTAAGGTAATTACTTTGGGAAGAGCAGTGTTTTATCACACAAAATTCTTTCAAGAGagatgatattgttgttgcatTTGTTGCCCAAGGTAAAGGAAAGGGTAGGGATATGACTAGAACTTAATGCTACAGTTGCAAGGGATATGGTCATATTGCTAGCAATTGTGGCAGGAAGTTTTGTAATTATTGCAAACAACAAGGACACATTATCATAGAGTGTCTCACACGCCCTCAAAACCGTAAGGTTAATGGTTTTCAAGCTGGGACAAACGGTTTCACTACTGAGAACTCATCTTCGGGACAAGTTCTTACTCCTGAAATGGTAAGACAAATGATCATGTCAACCTTTTCAGCTTTAGGGCTACAAAGTAATGATCTTGCATCTAATTTTTGGCTTGTTGATTCTGGAGCTTCCAATCATATGACCAACTCATCTAGTatgctaaaaaatatttgtaagtaTCATGGTCCATCACAAATTCAAGTTGTCAATGGTagtaatttacccattaccaaggtTGGGGATATTACTAAAACTTTCAACAATATTTTTGTGTCACCAAAGCTCTCCACTAGTTTTATTTCAGTTGGACAATTGGTAGATAACAATTGTGATGTAAATTTTTCTCGTAATGGTTGTCTTGTGCAGGATTAGGTGTCGGGAACGATAATTGCGAAGGGGCCTAAAGTTGGACGACTATTTCCTATACACTTTTCCATTCCTTGTGTTCTATCATTTGCTTGTACTTCTACACCTAGTAAGACTGAGGTATGGCATAAGCACTTAGGACATCAAAATTCTATTGTGCtatctcatttatcaaattcGGGTTTATTGGGgaacaaaaatcaattttccaTTGCTTCCTTTGATTGTTCCACTTGTAAATTAGGCAAGAGTAAAATTCTTCCTTTTCCTAATTTTGGTAGTCGTGCTACAAAATGTTTTGATGTTATTCATAGCGATGTTTGGGGTATTTCACCAATTTTTTCTCATACTGATTTCAAGTACTTTGTGACATTTATAGATGATTATAGTCGATTTACGTGGGCATATTTTCTTCGTTCCAAATCTGAAGTATTTTCCATATTCAAGACATTTTTGGCCTATATTGAAACTCAATTTTCTACTTGCATCAAATTATTGAGATCTAATTCTAGTGGAGAATATATGTCTTATGAGTTCAAAATTTTTTTACTTGAAAAAGAAATTGTCTCACAACACTCTTGTtcatatacaccacaacaaaataggGTTGCTGAACGTAAAAATCATCATCTTTTAGATGTCACTCGTACTTTATTGATTGAGTCCTCTATTCCATCTAAGTATTGGGTGAAAGTTTTGTCTACTGCTATTTACTCAATTAATAGACTACCATCTaaagttttaaatcttgaatctccatattttcgtctttatcacaaaattcaagctatgataattttcatacatttggttgtatttgttttgtgcATCTTCCTCCTTCTTAGCGTAATAAACTTTCCGCTtagtctactaaatatgtttttataGGTTATAGTACTTCACACAAAGGTTTTATCTATTATGATCCATGttctaataaatttcatgtttctagaaatgttgttttctttgagaattagtattttttttctactcatgttgagtcatctcctgcttctcttcttcttcctactTTTGAGGATTTGTCATCTTCTTCTAAGAGGTTCAAACATGAATTTGTGTAAAAACGTCGGCGGCCAACTTTACCCCCTTCTGATATTGATTCGCCACTTGAAATTGCTACACAACTAGAATCTGAGAATTCTTCAAGGTCTGCTCCTCTTGAGTCCACTCGGCGATCTACGAGAGTATCTCGTCCTCCTAATTGGTATGGCTTTTCATGTACTTTATCTACTATTTCTGTTCCAACTTGTTACAAGCTTCCAAGCATGAATGTTGGCAGAAGGCAATGGAGGAAGAACTTTTGGcttttaaagaaaatgacatatggGATATTGTTTCATGTCCTTCAAATGTCCATCCAATTAGATGTAAatgggtttattcaattaaacttcATTCTGATGGAACTCTTGATCGGTACAAAGCTtggttggttgttcttggtaacAAGCAAGAGTATGGTGTGAACTATGAAAAGACTTTTGCACCGGTAGCAAAAATGAAGACGGTGCAAACTATTATTGTCATTGCTGCTTCATAAAACTGGACgcttcatcaaatggatgtcaagaatgcttttcttcatggtgatctcaaagaggatatttatatgaaacctcCACCAGGTTTGTTTTCATTACCTACATCAGATGTATGCAAGTTGAAGCGGTCTctgtatggattaaaacaagctcccaGAGCTTGGTTTGACAAATTTCGGTCTACTTTGCTACAATTCTCTTTTGAGCAGAGCAACTATGACTCATCTTTGTTTCTTCGGAAAACATCCATAGGTCGTGCTATTCTTTTGGTATATGTCGATGACATTATTATTACAGGAACTGATTATTCACTAATCACTAACCTGCAATAGCAACTTAAGGattcttttcatatgaaagatcttggtactcTTACATATTTCTTGGGTTTGAAAGTTCATCATGATTCATCCGGTGTGTTTCTAAATCAACATAAATATACCCAAGATTTGATTTCATTGGCAGGTCTTAAGGATTCCTCCTCTGTGGATACTCCATTAGAATTGAATGTAAAGTATCGCCGGGAGGAAGGCGGTCTTCCTGATCCAACTATATTTCGGCAATTAGTTGGGAGCTTAAATTACCTTACTATTACCAGGCCTGATATCTCTTTTGCAGTTCAATAAGTTAATCAGTTCATGCAAGCTCCCCGTCATTTTCATTTGGTGGTTGTCTGTCTCATCATTCGATACCTCCGAGAAATATCTAATCGTGGATTATTCTTTCCCAGTGGTTCGCCCATTTGTCTTAATACTTTTAGTGATTCTGATTGGGCGGGATGTTCTGACACTCGTTGTTCGGTTACTGATTGGTACATGTTTCTTGGAGCGTCTTTGATATCTTGAAAGAGTAAGAAGCAAGACCGcgtgtcaaaatcttcaacagaGGCTGAATATCGAGCAATGTCTACTGCTTGCTCCGAGATTGTGTGGCTTCGTGGACTACTTGCTGAGATTGGATCTCCTCAATCTAATCCTACTCCTCTCCATGCTGACAATACAAGTGCTATTCAGATTGCTACTAATCCGATTTATCATGAGCGGACCAAACACATCGAAGTAGACTGTCATTATATATGAGAAGCTGTAGATAAAGGTGTCATTACTCTTCCGTACCTGTCCAGTGATCTTCAAATAGCTGATgcatttacaaaatcaatggCATGACAACAACATCAGTTTCTCGTCGACAAATTGGTGTTTCTTGATCTACTAGCATcaatttgaggggggatgttaccatgatgtaaatattgtatattaatataaccatattgttgtatattggtgtaattacatagatttgatttagtagttaaagagaataatagtgaCTTTAGTAAGAGCAGATTTGGTGGGATAGAATAGCGGATTTAGAGGGCTAGAAAAGctgatctttagggataggaagACGAATCTTTAGGATGTAATCATTGAACATTTTCTATTTAATGAcaagactctcaatattgagaggaATTCAGCATAAAATTGACATTTATAacattttcactattttcttaaattattatttaattatatttataatattgtctcctaaaatatatgggatcgggagtttaaaatatatgataagactttttcttaaatttaaagtcctaaaatatatgataag encodes the following:
- the LOC124896665 gene encoding uncharacterized protein LOC124896665 is translated as MARQDNEAPDAVVTGITLPYKTAKTMWDYLQRVYKQDNSARRFHLEYEIANCSQEDLSIQDYFSGFQNLWAEFTDIVYAKISTESLSVVQQVHEQSKRDQFFMKLRCEFETVCSHLMNRDPSPSLDVCLRKFCNYCKQQGHIIIECLTRPQNRKVNGFQAGTNGFTTENSSSGQVLTPEMKAMEEELLAFKENDIWDIVSCPSNVHPIRCKWVYSIKLHSDGTLDRYKAWLVVLGNKQEYGVNYEKTFAPVAKMKTVQTIIVIAAS